The following nucleotide sequence is from Devosia salina.
ACGGGCATCAAAAGTGCCAGTCGCGCACCGTATGAGGCTCATTGTCGAGCGTGGCGCGAGGATTTGACGACCATCAAGGGGTGACCCCGCTGGTGGTGAGAACCTCGGCCCTCCATCGAAGGAGGCGAGCATGCATCCATTTACCCGGCGAACTTTTTTGACGGGTGCTGCGGCCAGCGTGGCACTCGCAGGGGCTGTCGCACGTGGCGAAGACGTCCCGACACCCGGATTGTCGGTCAGGGAGGCACTTGCCCGACGCCAATCCATTCGCGTCTATGGCGCGCAGCCTGTCGCGACGGACGTGCTGGTCGACCTGCTCAAGGCGGCCAACGGCGTCAACCGGCCCCAGTCCGGCGGCCGGACGGCGCCGTCCTGGCGTGGGGCGATGGACGTGGACATCTATGTCGCAACCGCCGATGACGTCAGCAGGTTCAACCCGGCCGAAGGCTCTCTGGAGGTCCTCCGTGCCGGAGATATTCGAGCACTGACCAGCCCCCAGCCTTTCGTGGGCACGGCGCCTGTCGTCCTGATCTATGTGTCGGATCAACGGCGGCTGATCGAGGCGGCCGGCGGCGACGTCTCGGTCGAACCCGATGCGGAAGCAGCGATGCAGTATCGTATCACTGCCTTTGTCGACACGGCCGTTGTCGCGCAGAATGTCTATCTCTATTGCGCTGCAGCGGGTCTTGGGACCTGTCTTGTGGGCGGCAATGACCCGGGCCAGATCGCCGAGGCGCTGGCACTCGAAACGCACCAACTGGTGACCTATGTTCAGCCGGTCGGACGCTTGCCTTAGGTGCAATTGTTCCAGCGCAAGAGCGCCGCCCAAAGCCCGGTCAAGGCTGAAACACTCGGCCTATTCGCGCCGCAGCGCCTCAATGGGATCAAGGCGTGCAGCGCCGCGGGCCGGAAAATAGCCGAAGCCGATGCCGACCAGGCCGGAAAAGCCGAAGGCCAGGAGCACCACCAGCGGATCCGGCAGGAACGGCACGCCCAGATAGGCGGCGCCCAGCGCGGACAATCCTAGTCCAAGGCCAATGCCGATCAGCCCCCCGATCGCGGACAGAAGGGTAGCCTCGACCAGAAATTGCAGGAGAACCTGGCTTTCGCGGGCCCCGATTGCCAGCCTGATACCGATCTCCCGTGTCCGCTCGGTGACCGAGGCGAGCATGATATTCATGATGCCGATGCCCCCGACTACCAGGCTGATCCCGGCCACTGCGGAGAGCAGGCCCGTCAAAACGCCCATGATGGTGCCGAGCATGCTGGCCACCTGCCGCATGTCCATGACCATGAAGTCATTGTCTTCGCTCGCCGAGAGATTTCGACGATCGCGCATCAGGGCGGTGATGTCGTCCTTGACCCGGGTAAGAGCGCTCTCGTCTGCAGCCGCCACATAGATGAGGGTAACGCCGGCATTGCCGGAGATGCGTCGTTGAAAGGTGCGCAGTGGGACGATGATAACATCATCTTCGTTCGAGCCGAAGGCCGACCCGCCTTTCTCCTCGAGAACGCCCACCACGGTGCATACCATCCTTCTGAGCCGGATCGCCTCGCCCAGCGGATTGAGGCCGTTGAACAGCGCATCCACCACGCCCTGCCCGACAATGCAGACAGAGGAGCCTGCGCGCAGCTCGCCCTCGTCGAAGACACGGCCGCCGGCCAGGCCCCATTCCCGGGCATCGAGATAGCGGTTGTCCGTACCGATCACGGTGGTGAAAAAGTCGGTATTATTCGCGATCACCGTCAGGGAGCGGCTGTCAGTGGGTGCCGCCACCCGCACGTCGTCCACCAGCCGTGCGATGGCCTCTGCATCGGCGACATCCAGGCTGGCAACCCCGACGCCGCCTCCGCCAGGCGTCTGGCTGAACTGGCCGGGGCGCACCATCAACAGATTGCTCCCCAGGCTCGCGACGCTTTCGCCAACCTCCGCGGTGGCTCCCTGGCCCAGGGTCACCATGGCGATGACCGCGGCAACGCCTATGGTTACACCGAGGACAGTAAGGAGCGACCGCAGGGCGTTTCGAAGGATCGCGCCGAGCGCCAGCCGAACCGATTCAATCCACATGGGCGTTCTCTCTCGCGTCGTCCTGCGCCTGGCCATCCACTATGCGGATCTGACGCTGACAAAAGGCTGCCATGTCTGGTTCATGGGTCACCATGGCCACGGTGATGCCATCACTGCGATTGAGATCGACGAGCAAATTCATGATGTCCCTGCTTGTCGCGGTGTCGAGGTTGCCGGTGGGTTCATCGGCCAGGAGCAGCATGGGACTGGTGACGATGGCGCGGGCGATGGCGACACGTTGTTGCTGCCCTCCCGACAATTGCGACGGGAAATGGTGCTCGCGCCCCTGCAGCCCGACACGCTCGAGGGCCTTTCGCGCCAGGTCGCGGCGCATGCGCCGACCGACCCCGCGATAGGTGAGGGGGAGTTCGACATTTTCCAGCGCATTGCTGCGCGACAGAAGATTGTAGCCCTGAAAGACGAAGCCGAGAAAGCTGCGGCGCAACAAGGTGCGCTGCGCGCGGGTGACCGCCTGCACCGGCACGCCGTCGAACAGATAGGTGCCGCTGCTGGGGGTATCGAGATAACCCATGATGTTCATGGCCGTGGATTTTCCCGAGCCGCTGGGTCCCATGATCGCGACCAGCTCTCCGCGCCGGATGATCAGGTCCAGCCCGTCCAGGGCCCGCACCTCGCCCTCGCCGCTGCCATAGACCTTTGTCAGGTCCCTGAGTTCGACCAGGGCAGAACCGGGGGAAGACATGTCAGCGGACCGCCGTGCCGACGATCACAGCATCGCCCGGCTCGATGTTGCCTGACGTGATCTGGCTTCGCTGCCCGTCGCTCAACCCGACCGTGACCTCTGCTTCCGTCGGCTTGCCATCTCGCAATATCCAGACCGTCCGGCTGGCCCCGTCCGGCGTTTGAATGCTCGAGGTCGGCATCATGGTATCGAACAGACCACTGTCCGCTGTTCCGGCAAACGAGAACCGCAGGGCGGCATTGGGAACACTCAGGACCGAATCCACTTCATCGACCACGATGTCGGCCGTGGCCGTCATCCCAGGGCGCAGCAGCATCTCGGAATTGTCTACATCGAGCAGGGCCCGGTAGCTGACCACGCCCTCGACAACTTGCGGGGCGAAGCGGATTTCCCGGATCACACCGGAAAAGGTGCGGCCAGGCCAGGCTTCGACCGCGAACGTCGCCGCATCGCCCTCGCGCACGCTACCCACATCTGCTTCATCGATATCGACCTGGAGGTCGAGGCGCCTGAGGTCTTCCGCAATAACGAACAGGGATTGGCCGACACCGGCACCGGTGATCGCCTGGCCTGGGGTGATGTTGGCCTCAAGCACGACGCCCTCGATTGGTGAGCAGATACAGGCCTTCTCGAAGTCGTTTCGGGCCGCCTGCAGATCGGCCTGGGCCGCGCGCAGCTGCGCATCGGCCACCCCCTGCTGCGCCTGGGCGCGCTTGACCGCCGACGCGGCCAGCTCCAGGTCGCGTGCCGATACCGACTGGCCCGAGGAGAGGGTATCGGTGCGCGCCAGGGCGGCCTCCGCGTCAGCCAGATTGATGTTGGCCACAAGCAGATTGGCCTCCTGGCTCTTGCTCATGGCGACCGCGGCCGCGAGACGGCTGTCCAGATCCCTCATGTCCAGGCGGGCCAGAACCTGGCCCTTGGAGACGAGATCATTGGGACGCACACTTACCGACTCGATGGTTCCGGAAATCGTGCTCGAAACGGCCGCCGTGCCGATGGGTTCGAGCGAGCCGGCCGCCACGACGACAACCCTTATGTCCGCCAACCCGGCCAATTCGGTGACAAACTGCTGGTCGTTGCGCCCGTCACTCCC
It contains:
- a CDS encoding ABC transporter permease, which translates into the protein MWIESVRLALGAILRNALRSLLTVLGVTIGVAAVIAMVTLGQGATAEVGESVASLGSNLLMVRPGQFSQTPGGGGVGVASLDVADAEAIARLVDDVRVAAPTDSRSLTVIANNTDFFTTVIGTDNRYLDAREWGLAGGRVFDEGELRAGSSVCIVGQGVVDALFNGLNPLGEAIRLRRMVCTVVGVLEEKGGSAFGSNEDDVIIVPLRTFQRRISGNAGVTLIYVAAADESALTRVKDDITALMRDRRNLSASEDNDFMVMDMRQVASMLGTIMGVLTGLLSAVAGISLVVGGIGIMNIMLASVTERTREIGIRLAIGARESQVLLQFLVEATLLSAIGGLIGIGLGLGLSALGAAYLGVPFLPDPLVVLLAFGFSGLVGIGFGYFPARGAARLDPIEALRRE
- a CDS encoding SagB/ThcOx family dehydrogenase — translated: MHPFTRRTFLTGAAASVALAGAVARGEDVPTPGLSVREALARRQSIRVYGAQPVATDVLVDLLKAANGVNRPQSGGRTAPSWRGAMDVDIYVATADDVSRFNPAEGSLEVLRAGDIRALTSPQPFVGTAPVVLIYVSDQRRLIEAAGGDVSVEPDAEAAMQYRITAFVDTAVVAQNVYLYCAAAGLGTCLVGGNDPGQIAEALALETHQLVTYVQPVGRLP
- a CDS encoding efflux RND transporter periplasmic adaptor subunit; the protein is MLKKVPDVAQVLAQEDQRSRRRRLVGWLLFAALAALVALAAWWWFAGSDGRNDQQFVTELAGLADIRVVVVAAGSLEPIGTAAVSSTISGTIESVSVRPNDLVSKGQVLARLDMRDLDSRLAAAVAMSKSQEANLLVANINLADAEAALARTDTLSSGQSVSARDLELAASAVKRAQAQQGVADAQLRAAQADLQAARNDFEKACICSPIEGVVLEANITPGQAITGAGVGQSLFVIAEDLRRLDLQVDIDEADVGSVREGDAATFAVEAWPGRTFSGVIREIRFAPQVVEGVVSYRALLDVDNSEMLLRPGMTATADIVVDEVDSVLSVPNAALRFSFAGTADSGLFDTMMPTSSIQTPDGASRTVWILRDGKPTEAEVTVGLSDGQRSQITSGNIEPGDAVIVGTAVR
- a CDS encoding ABC transporter ATP-binding protein, which produces MSSPGSALVELRDLTKVYGSGEGEVRALDGLDLIIRRGELVAIMGPSGSGKSTAMNIMGYLDTPSSGTYLFDGVPVQAVTRAQRTLLRRSFLGFVFQGYNLLSRSNALENVELPLTYRGVGRRMRRDLARKALERVGLQGREHHFPSQLSGGQQQRVAIARAIVTSPMLLLADEPTGNLDTATSRDIMNLLVDLNRSDGITVAMVTHEPDMAAFCQRQIRIVDGQAQDDARENAHVD